One Thermanaerothrix sp. DNA segment encodes these proteins:
- a CDS encoding DALR anticodon-binding domain-containing protein, whose protein sequence is MDPGAFTLPEEVRLATVIAKFPEEIRKAARDLAPHRMAYYAQELSEAFHSFYNVARIIGEEERLRKNRMLLMEAARITLRNVLGILGVRAPERM, encoded by the coding sequence CTGGATCCCGGGGCGTTCACCCTTCCGGAGGAGGTCAGGCTTGCCACTGTGATCGCCAAGTTCCCGGAGGAGATTCGCAAGGCCGCCCGGGATCTGGCGCCTCACAGGATGGCTTACTACGCCCAGGAGCTGTCCGAGGCCTTTCATTCCTTCTACAACGTGGCCCGCATAATAGGCGAGGAGGAGCGTTTGAGGAAGAACCGCATGCTCCTTATGGAGGCCGCCAGGATAACCCTTAGGAACGTGTTGGGAATACTGGGGGTCAGGGCCCCGGAGAGGATGTAG
- a CDS encoding septum formation initiator family protein, with translation MPKLRWVLFWSASSLVVAILATAFVMETRKVDRLAALVDKRMDELVALNRKNQEMERKIRYYATDEGLARLAREEFNLFFPNEVVYRIEVVPEKPLRRK, from the coding sequence ATGCCAAAGCTCCGTTGGGTGCTCTTTTGGTCTGCGTCGTCGTTGGTGGTGGCCATATTGGCCACCGCCTTTGTCATGGAGACCCGCAAGGTGGACCGCCTTGCCGCTCTGGTTGACAAGCGGATGGATGAGCTGGTGGCCCTAAACCGTAAAAACCAGGAGATGGAGCGCAAGATCCGTTACTATGCCACAGACGAGGGATTGGCCCGACTTGCCAGGGAGGAGTTCAACCTGTTCTTTCCCAACGAGGTGGTCTATCGCATAGAGGTGGTTCCGGAGAAACCCTTGCGGAGAAAATAG
- the rpsF gene encoding 30S ribosomal protein S6, translating into MRPYELVVILTADLEDPKSAAEELAEVLKSQGADVEKVDLWGKRRLAYPIAKKSEGVYALYTFKQKPSMIKEMERVLRLKPQVMRHLVISRDEK; encoded by the coding sequence GTGAGGCCATACGAGTTGGTTGTCATTCTCACGGCGGATTTGGAGGATCCCAAGTCCGCGGCGGAGGAGCTGGCGGAGGTTCTCAAGTCCCAGGGTGCGGATGTGGAGAAGGTGGACCTTTGGGGCAAGAGGCGTCTTGCCTATCCCATAGCCAAGAAGTCCGAGGGTGTTTACGCCCTTTATACCTTCAAGCAGAAGCCCTCCATGATAAAGGAGATGGAGCGGGTTCTTCGTCTTAAGCCCCAGGTGATGCGTCACCTGGTGATAAGCCGCGACGAGAAGTAG
- the ssb gene encoding single-stranded DNA-binding protein codes for MSRGFNKVILMGNLARDPDVRYTPSKQKVARITVAVGRQWKSANGEVQNQTDFVPVVLWGSLADICERYLRKGRPVLIEGRISVRDFDDPKSGQRRWITEVVASGLTLLSGGRRDEEASPFQPGSSRGSYGDFGSLRDDKDFGDEFPMDISTLSEGDEEQPDIPF; via the coding sequence ATGTCCCGTGGCTTTAACAAGGTGATACTCATGGGCAACCTGGCCAGGGATCCGGATGTCAGGTACACGCCGAGCAAGCAGAAGGTGGCCCGGATAACCGTGGCGGTGGGACGTCAGTGGAAGTCCGCCAACGGGGAGGTTCAGAACCAAACGGACTTCGTCCCCGTTGTCTTGTGGGGATCTCTTGCGGACATATGCGAGAGGTACCTGAGGAAGGGCCGTCCCGTGTTGATTGAGGGACGCATATCCGTTCGGGATTTTGACGACCCAAAGAGCGGGCAGCGCCGTTGGATAACCGAGGTGGTGGCCAGCGGGCTTACCTTGCTGTCCGGTGGCAGGAGGGATGAAGAGGCTTCGCCTTTCCAGCCCGGATCTTCCAGGGGATCCTATGGGGACTTTGGCAGCCTCAGGGACGACAAGGACTTTGGCGATGAATTCCCGATGGACATATCCACCCTGTCGGAGGGTGACGAGGAACAGCCGGACATACCCTTTTAG
- the rpsR gene encoding 30S ribosomal protein S18, protein MNDRYSNSNGNNNRKRRKRRPKVCHFCVDKVEKVDYKEFDKLRKYVTERGKIVPRRVTGTCAKHQRQLTRAIKRARILALLPFTAD, encoded by the coding sequence GTGAACGATCGTTACAGCAACAGCAACGGGAATAACAACCGCAAGCGCAGGAAGCGGCGTCCCAAGGTGTGTCATTTCTGCGTGGACAAGGTTGAGAAGGTTGATTACAAGGAGTTCGACAAGCTTCGCAAGTACGTTACCGAGAGGGGCAAGATAGTTCCCCGCAGGGTGACCGGTACCTGTGCCAAGCATCAGCGGCAGCTAACCAGGGCCATAAAGAGGGCTAGGATCCTGGCTCTGCTCCCCTTCACGGCGGACTAG